A stretch of DNA from Oncorhynchus nerka isolate Pitt River linkage group LG22, Oner_Uvic_2.0, whole genome shotgun sequence:
GCCGGTCTGACTGCCTGACAGCCTGTCTGACTGCCTGACAGCCTGCCTGTCTGACTGCCCGCTTGCCTGTCTGACTGCCTGACAGCCTGCCTGTCTGACTGCCCGCTTGCCTGTCTGACTGCCTGACAGCCTGCCTGTCTGACTGCCTGACAGCCTGCCTGACAGCCTGCCTGTCTGACTGCCTGACAGCCTGCCTGTCTGACTGCCTGACAGCCTGCCTGTCTGACTGCCTGATAGCCTGCCTGTCTGACTGCCTGACAGCCTGCCTGTCTGAGTGACCCCTGAACGATGTTTAATCTCCTGTTCTAATTGGGCTGAATCTGTCTGCCGGTGGCCGTGCAACCAATCAATTAATTCCACCTGCACTGTGCACAGGAACGCTTAATCTGCATCACTTATTAAAGTGTTTTATCACAGATTTGACCAGGGGGGGGTGTGTTCTTTTAGGACAGTGTCCACGCTTCATGCCCTTGTGGTGGGACTCTTCTGTCTCTACATCCTGCTCTTTGATGACGCCATCAACGAAGACCCCGTCTGGTGAGGACTCTGTCGCTATGTTGAAGTGCATGATGGAACCAGTGTGTTGTGTACATACTATTTACCCATTTTGTGTCTTGTCCTGTCTTTTTCTGCCAACAGGGGAGATCCCACACTTGTGAAGATAAATGTTGGCGTGACAACAGGCTACCTCATATCTGGTGAGAACAAAGACACTTTAGTCTCATACCCACTTGCAAAGGTCCTCATTCACTACAGGACGTCTTGGCAATCCCTAGCCACTCTTCGGCGACATTGGCAAAATCAGTTTTGTTTTGCCCTTTTTGTCTGTACcagaatttttgttgttgttgcatttcTTAACACTTTTGTTCACCTTGATGTAATATCTTCTGTTAAATATTGTATTGTTCTTTTCGTCTGTTCCCAGATCTGCTGCTAATATTTTACTATTGGAAGGCGATAGGCGACAAGTTTTTTGTAGTGCACCACCTGGCAGCGTTATATGCTTACTACTATGTACTGGTGAGTTCCCTATTGTCCAATAGCAGAACATGCAGGCAAGATGGGAAAGAGACGACTAAAGGTGAACAGCTGTGCCATGTCATGCTGGGTGATTGTGATGACAGGGCCGGGAGATTGGGTGTAAGGAGAGCGCTAACGCGTGACCATAGTTCTGTTCCTATTAGCTCTGCTAGGACTCTGCTTGTGAGAACATGTGGCGCTAGCCTGCCGGCACTATTTTCACCTTCTTCTAATGCATCTCATTAGCTAATCCTCAGCTGTTGAATATATGTGTATGGGAATCATTAGAATAGTATAGGGCCATACTGTTGGCTTGATAGTATATCATTCACCCAGGACCTGGACTCTTGTGATCTCGTAAAATGTGATAACCTATGTGTTGGAAGTTATTGGGAATTGCTTTCGTTGGTAATGTTTTGTCTCACGTTAGGGATTGTGATTGAGTGTGAAAAAGGTTGAGGTTATGATACAAGAAGTGTGCATACATTTTGGTTAGGATGATCATTGGGGATAGTTTGGATTGAAAGAATGACTGATATGTTTGTTGATTGTCGGGTATTACCATGCTTAATCGGCACTGTCTAGTCAAGGAACATGCTTGTTTGTCTGGACAGTGACAATGAACCTGGTTATAACCACTGGTTATAATGGTGAAGCAGGTTGTATGCCCAGCCATCCAGGACACTGCTGTTCACCCTTGGTCTGTAGCCATCCAGATCACCAGGTTCTGTAGCTCATAACAATGTTGGTATTTTTTGCATGGAATGCTTAATGATGGTAATGGCCGACAccctccttcccttcttcctcaCCTTGCCCTTAAGTCCTGCATTTATTTCACTGATCCCTCAGCCTTTTATGGAGCTGGACTGAGCTGAGCTGTGCATGCCTCCATTTGTCCGGGCATTCCCAATGTTGGTGGAGGGGTCTCCAACTACTGTATGTGCATGCCAAAACAACGTTACTGCCTCTTACTGTTTTGTGGCAGAGATGAGCTCTGCCTCCTTTCTCTCAAACTCTTGTCCTCTGCCCCACTATTTCCTAAGCTGCTTCTGTTATGGCAGAGGACCCTTGAGAATAACTGAAATGTTGATGATAATAATAACACTTTGCCATGAATGATGCTTAAATGTGTCTCGTCTATGAATGTGTCCTCACTGTAATGCTTTAGCTCTGTGAGGGCTTGCCTACTTAACTTCAAGCCTCACGTGTCTCTGTTTTAAGAGTGGCCTTGTTTCAAACCAACCCATAACCTTAAATCTTTCTACAATAAGCTTAGCTGAGTTTATCCCTTAGCGTTGTATGCAAATTGTATTCATATCCAACTTGAAGGACAAAAATGTTCAGTGTATGCATTGCAAGCTACTCTGAGGTACAATGCATTTCAATGTACATTTGAGAGAAAATGTGAaagtgtacatttaaaaaaaaaaaaaaggccataCTGGTGTAGGCCATACTGTCACTGGACACTCACGACTGCTTAGCACAGTCATGCTTGTTATTACTTGGCAAAATACAAAAACCAAGTAACTTTGGGACATACTATACACATTTGCTACAATCTGTTAAACTTAAAAGCCCTTTATAACTTGTTATAATAGTTGATGGATTTTACTTTTTTATTCTGGCTTTCTATCAAAGCTGTTAAGTCAGTATGTTGTTAATTTGGTGACTATTATTAATTGATCCAGCTGTTTTATGTAGATGTAGATTATATTAGATCATTGTAAAAACAATAAGGCTATTATACCCAGAACAAGCAAACTAATTCATAGGCTAATATTTGATTGCTGTTTGATTTCTAAAGCGCATGTTATCAATGTTGTTGCTTCTTTATGCTTCTAACTATAGTTGCACCTTTCTCTCtaatctgtctgtctcatagagatAGATAAGAGGACTCTAGTGCCCAGAAGCCAGTTTAAGAATGGGCAGCGCCATTAAGGACATTCAACATTTTGAAATAGTCAACTGGGTGGCACTTCCTATAGGTTaggggatcagccaatgaattatacttGTGAGCAAACATTCCGTAATTGCAGGTGGCAGTAAATTGCCAACCTTGGTTTTATACCCGTTCAAACAACccactccaggtggcagtatgcacccttTCCATTTGTTTACCAACTCATAGAAGTGGTAGAAGAGGAatgttgactacttcaaaatggagatggcctcaatggcgctgcccatacTCACACATACGCCGTAATGGGCCAGATACAGCGTTGCGACCTGTAACTTTCTCTatggtctgtctctctatcctttgCTAATACGGTCTCTTAAAATAATATAGTCTCACAATTACCAGCAAAACATTCATGCAAAAACTACCCAATTCAAATTAGGTTGTGTAAAATGTAAACGCTTAAGATCAGGCCTGACTCCTCGAGACTGAATCCTTCCTGTCTTGTCTGCTGTTATTGCCTTTGTGCTACACTGAGCAGATATGACCTATCTGTCCAGTAACGGTATGGATTTACCAGTACCTAGAGGTCCTAGCATGGAGATGCTGGGAAAGTTCAAATCCTCTCTGGTATAACTTGAACCATGCCCATATCTTGAGAGTAAGTATATGCCACGTATTAACTTTTGTTTCAGTCTTATAAGGTAAGTTTCCACTTTTGGTGTGTGCTATGTGGATAATCTTGCCCTGTGTTAAGCCTGAAATACCAATAGGATATGGAAATGAGACTTGTTTTTATGAGCAGATTTGTACACCACCCGGAAGAGAGCGAGCTGATACCAGCCCTTAGATCATACCAGCACTCATGTCCGAGGGTGATAATATAGGGTCGATACCTTCCTATAACAGCTTGTGATTATAAGCATCGCTCTTATATGCATGGCTAATCATTGCTCATTTGGCTAGTAGCTGAATGTCTACACGTCAAACCCTGGCTGTGCGTGCACACTATGTTGAGCTTTACTTAACACTATGCTATTAGAAATGTTGCCAAcccattcgtgtgtgtgtgtgaagggactGTAATTTAGCTGTTTCACCGACACCGTCATTTTACTGAGTCACTAACTtcgtgtttttttttgttgtcctGGAACCTCATTGCTGTCATCGAGTCTATCCTCGTAAATATACCCTCAGTGATATGAATGAGCACTCCGTATATTGGGTTCTACTGAAGATGAAATAAGAACACAGACTACGTAAATGTGGACCCTTGGAAAGCCTGAAGACGTTAGCTGAGTCTCCTGAAAAATAGCCACGGAGCAGACCTATAATCAGAAAGGGATTTAAATGATTACATTTTAGATCCAAACCCCTCCACCCCTGGCTCCTTAATTAATTGAGTATGGTAAAAGTGAGATCTTAACTCGTTTCCCCCCGAAAAATGTTTTACCATTATCATGTGTTCTTTTGTTAATGATGTTGGATTCATCTTTCTGTACACACGTGGTGTGAAGGCCTCCTTTTAACTATACTGATGTGATGTTTGATCAAATGAAAGCATTTTGAGTCCCTTTCTTTCCTGTTTCATTGTTTCTCTCCATTTTCCTCTTTTTACCCTGTTCTTCCAGGGACACGGAATGTTGCCTTATTTTGCTAACTTCCGTCTGCTTGCAGAGTTCTCCACGCCGTGTGTCAACCAGCGGTAGGTAGCAGCTGTATATAAACTCATTGAATATGTCTATGGTAGGTACCAACCACACCAAGGCCTGAGTTTAGACAGGACAGTGACACTCATGACCAATTGGCTCAGAAGCCCTGCAAAGCAGCTGCTGAAAAAATAAACCCTATTCATTTGttaagtaactgtccagtgaaaatctcacttaATATTCTTCTAACTCacacccaaataatgttgtttaCTCATCCTAAAACATAAACTCCACCTCAAACTTGATTCTCAAACAAATTGTTTAAATGCTTTCTTTTTCCTCATAGAGGATGATGTGAACTGGTCGATCAGCGGTCGTCTCGCGTGAATATTTTTACTGACCCctatacgcccacaccattctgttgttggggtacgcccacaccattctgttgttggggtacgcccacaccattctgttgttggggtacgcccacaccattctgttgttggggtacgcccacacccttctgttgttggggtacgcccacacccttctgttgttggggtacgcccacaccattctgttgttggggtacgcccacaccattctgttgttggggtacgcccacaccattctgttgttggggtacgcccacaccattctgttgttggggtacgcccacaccattctaacACAGAACCTGCTTTTTAACATACTTTAACATTTTTGTAAGGAATTTTTTTTTCACTCATTGTAATTATAGTTCATATTTTATTTTTAGTTTTTATGTCCATCTGTGAGAGATTACCCTTTATATTGTTTGAATCCCATTAAGCCCAAAGTTTTGTTAACTTCAGTTtttctcctcctctacttcaTTGTACTGACTGTCTTTCTTCCAGCTGGTTCTTTGAAGTGTTAGGTTACTCCAAGTCCTCCAGGCCCAACATCGCTAATGGGATGGCCATGGCCGTTGTCTTCTTCCTGGTTCGCATTGCCGTCATGCCCCTCTACTACAGCCGCATGTGGTCCGTGTATGGCACCGAAGCCTTCTACCGTGTCCCGCCGGAAGGCCGCGCCGCCTGGATCATCTCCAGCATCTGTCTGGATGTCATGAACGTCATGTGGATGCACAAGATCGCCCGCGGCTGCTACAAGGTCATGCGCTCGGCCCGACGACACAAAGTGGGGACACAGGAGAACGGAAAGGCTGAATAAAAAGCAAGAGGATGGTTGATGTTATGGGTAAGGAGAGCCCCTTGAACCACTGTCTCCTTTTAGTGCACAATTGGATTAGTAACTTTACCAGACTGGGACTACTGTTTCAGTGTCAACTAACTTACGAAAAGCTTGCACTGACTGAACTTTATGGTAGTAGACGCAGGACATTGATGTGGACAAAGGGGCAATATCTTGGGCAGTGATGTGTATAACTGCCTCTTAGCAATACTTCCTGTGCATGGCAAATGTATTTTTCTGTTGCATTTTATCACAAAACAGCGTGTCTGGGATGAAGTCTGTTTTCCCCAAACGCTTCACTAAGTCAAACGTTTACTGCTTGTTCTAGACCATAGACTCAAATGTGTGAATGGTCCTGTGCTCCCCAAAACAACTTGAAGCACCTCcctttaagtcggaagtttacatacaccttaaccaaatacatttcaattcaAGTGTAtataagtttttcacaattcttgacatttaatcctagtaaaaattccctgtcttagatcagttagaaccaccactttattttaagaatgtgaaatgtcagaataatagtagagtgatttatttcagcttttatttctttcatcagattcccagtgggtcagaaatttacatacactcagaggtcgaccgattatgatttttcaacggcgataccgataccaattattggaggacaaaaaaagccgataccgattaatcggacgatttttaaaatgtatttgtaaaattgacaattacaacaatactgaatgaacacttattttaacttaatataatacatcaataaaatcaatttagcctcaaataaaaaatgaaacatgttcaatttggtttaaataatgcaaaaacaaagtgttggagaagcaAGTAAAAGTGCAAtctgtgccatgtaagaaagctaccgtttaagttccttgctcagaacatgagaacatatgaaagctggtggttccttttaacatgagtcttcaatattcccaggtaagacgttttaggttgtagttattataggaattataggactatttctctctatacaatttgtatttcatatacctttgactattggatgttcttataggcactttagtattgccagtgtaacagtatagcttctgtacctctcctcgctcctacctgggctcgaaccaggaacacaacgacaacagccaccctcgaagcagcgttacccatgcagagcaaggggaacaactactccaagtctcagagcgagtgacgtttgaaacgctattagtgtgctccccgctaactagctagccatttcacatcacatcgttgcaccagcctaatctcgggagttgataggtttgaagtcataaacagcgcaatgcttgacgcacaacaaagagctgctggcaaaacgcacgaaagtgctgtttgaatgaatgcttatgagcctgttggtgcctaccatcgctcaatcagactgctctatcaaatcatagacttaattataacataataacacacagaaatgcgagccttaggtcattaatatggtcgaatccggaaactatcatctcgaaaacaagacatttattcttatacactgactctgcgaacaatgaacgcaagagaagtgacacaatttcacctggttaatattgcctgctaacctggatttcttttagctaaatattcaGGTTTAAAAttgtatacttctgtgtattgattttaagaaaggcaatggtgtttatggttaggtacacgttggagcaacgacagtcctatttcgcgaatgcgcactgcatcgattatttcaggacacgctagataaactagtaatatcatcaaccatgattaagtttaatgctagctagcaacttaccttggcttcttactgcattcgcgtaacaggcgggctcctcgtgaggcaggtggttagagcgttggacgagttaactgtaaggttcttactgcattcgcgtaacaggcgggctcctcgtgaggcaggtagttagagcgttggacgagttaactgtaaggttcttactgcattcgcgtaacaggcgggctcctcgtgaggcaggtggttagagcgttggacgagttaactgtaaggttgacagattgaatccctgagcttacaaggtaaaaatctgtcgttctgcccctgaacaaggcagttaacccaccattcctaggccgtcattgaaaataagaatgtgttcttaactgacttgcctagttaaataaagaataaataaaggtgtaaaaaatgttttttttaaatcagggtccaaaattaccgatttctgattgttatgaaaacctgAAAACGGCCCGAATTAATtgcccattccgattaatcggtcgacctctaccctcaattagtatttggtagcattgcctttaaattgtttaacttgggtcaaacgtttcggatagcttctcacaatacgttgggtgaaatttggcccgttcctcctgacagagctggtgtaaccgagtcaggtttgtaggcctcattgctcgcacacgccttttcagttctgcccacaaatattctataggattgaggtcagggccttgtgatggccactccaataccttgactttgttgtccttaagccattttgccacaactttggaagtatgcttggggtcattgtccatttggaagacccatttgcgaccaagctttaaccaaGCTTTTaacgttgcttcaatatatccacataattgtccttctccatgatgccatctattttgtgaagtgcacccagtccctcctgcagcaaagcacccccacaacatgatgctgccacccccgtgctaaACGGatgtgatggtgttcttcggcttgcaagcctctccctttttcctccaaacataattatggccaaaccgttctgtttttgtttcatcagactagaggacatttctccaaaaagtacaatctttgtccccgtttgtagttgcaaaccgtagtctggcttttttatggcggttttggagcagtggcttcttccttgctgggcagcctttcaggttatgtccatataggactcattttactgtggatatatatactttgtacccgtttcctccagcatcttcacaaggtcctctgctgttgttctgggattgatctgcATTTTTCGCACTAAAGTACGATCATCTCAAGgacacagaacgcgtctccttcctgagcggtatgaaggctgtgttgtcccatgttgtttatacttgcgtactattgtttgtacagatgaacgtggtaccttcaggcatttacaaattgctcccaagaatgaaccagacttgtggaggtctacaattgtttttctgaggtatttggctgatttattttgatttccccatgatgtcaagcaaagcggcactgagtttgaaggtgggccttgaattttccaagctgtttaaaggcacagtcaattcgtgtatgtaaaattctgacccactggaattgtgattacagtgaattgtgaaataatctgtctgtatacaattgttggaaaaattacttgtgtcatgtacaaagtagatgtcctaaccgacttgccaaaactatagtttgttaacaagaaatttgtgaagtggttgaaaaaactagttttaatgactaggagggaggttccttgatgtgcagaagggcatgagacaaaggaatgtgtaagattggggaaagtagtggtataggttaattgtaggggtgcccatTGGGCACAAGTAGGGGTGCCCATGGGGTACAAGAAatgtgtgaagtggttgaaaaacaaggtttaatgactccaaactaagtgtatgtaaactttcgacttcaactgtatatattttctgGTTGCCTGAATCACAGAGGTTGAATATAAACATTTTGAACACAGAAGAACCAATGCAGGAAGTATTTCAGTAATGGTCTGTGTCATTAAAAAGCCcatgctgctgtctgtctgctgagggAGGACAGAGTGTAGCAACTTCCCCTTTAAACCCAAACACAGTGTCTGTAAGAACTGGATGGACATCTAGTGCAATTAAACCTTGATTCCTTTCAGCTCAACTCTATCTCATTCACTCTCAAGGAGTCACTCTGAAACTGAGCCAATGCTGAAgaagacctactgtatatatccttgcTCAAATGGAGTAAGGCCTCTCTCCACTTCATGGGGAAAAAGGGAAAGTTAAAGAGGAAATGGATGAATCCATTCCTTATATTTGCCCAGCTGGGTTACAGATTTGGGGTAATtttgagtttaaatatatttttacaatATTTTTGTTTTAATCAAAAAGAGGACGGCGTCGGTGCATTTTGCTGGTATCGTCATAGGAAATGGCGTGCTGCTTGCCTGAGAAAGAGGATGTTGAAAGAACTTGAGAACGTGTCAGTTGAAGCGATAGGGAAATGCCTCGTGAGCATTGTTAGCTGGATTCTGACATTCTTCTCAGATTTTATTTGCTCAGATATAATACATTAGCTTTTTGTCCTCAACATTTCAATAATTTGAGAGTTTAAATGCCATAATCTCATAATGTGTATGGTCACAAGTTGTTTTTCTCTTTC
This window harbors:
- the tlcd4a gene encoding TLC domain-containing protein 4-B, translating into MDLFSQLILVISVTSFLSFQWLFHRVSPWVSSRVSPGFLRLADKQKVEWNSRTVSTLHALVVGLFCLYILLFDDAINEDPVWGDPTLVKINVGVTTGYLISDLLLIFYYWKAIGDKFFVVHHLAALYAYYYVLGHGMLPYFANFRLLAEFSTPCVNQRWFFEVLGYSKSSRPNIANGMAMAVVFFLVRIAVMPLYYSRMWSVYGTEAFYRVPPEGRAAWIISSICLDVMNVMWMHKIARGCYKVMRSARRHKVGTQENGKAE